One Fundulus heteroclitus isolate FHET01 chromosome 1, MU-UCD_Fhet_4.1, whole genome shotgun sequence genomic window carries:
- the LOC118563497 gene encoding galactose-specific lectin nattectin-like: protein MASGLFFTLLLGLSVGLWAGADAGCRLRAATCDDCPPGWTWYEGRCFLFVNEEKNWADAEKHCLSLEGHLASFHSKNEYNFIRDLIYKATGTHKTSWAGGHDGPQDGFWMWTDGLKFVFDSWGPRQPNNSGGDERCMNINLRGQDFVNDEHCTYKFPFTCARVV from the exons ATGGCTTCAGGTCTTTTCTTCACTCTGCTGCTTGGTCTGAGCGTTGGACTCTGGGCTGGAGCTGAT GCGGGATGCAGACTGAGAG CGGCTACCTGCGATGACTGCCCTCCTGGTTGGACTTGGTACGAAGGTCGCTGCTTCCTGTTTGTGAACGAGGAAAAGAACTGGGCTGATGCTGAG AAACACTGCCTCTCACTGGAAGGACACCTGGCCTCCTTCCACAGTAAAAATGAGTATAACTTCATCAGAGACCTGATCTACAAAGCAACTGGAACACACAAAACAAGTTGGGCTGGCGGCCATGATGGACCGCAG GACGGCTTCTGGATGTGGACTGATGGTTTGAAGTTTGTCTTTGATTCCTGGGGACCCAGACAGCCAAACAATAGTGGTGGAGATGAAAGATGCATGAACATCAACTTAAGAG GACAAGATTTTGTGAACGATGAGCACTGTACCTATAAGTTTCCGTTCACCTGCGCCAGAGTCGTCTAA